The proteins below come from a single Miscanthus floridulus cultivar M001 chromosome 1, ASM1932011v1, whole genome shotgun sequence genomic window:
- the LOC136472609 gene encoding uncharacterized protein At4g38062-like isoform X1 codes for MSRSFFPTCSSQKAEMEEMSKELDDLRAEVEVLTAQLRAKSDLADVLKRAGADQAARLRDARAEAEQNAAEAAARAEEAAAAGDRCGVLESTLAEKEQALRHLCAAHEALKGTLREKIEGLEGDKRGLLAALEDAEARRGEHEAALRARDDEVARLRGLLSDNDRRCGEAEKRALAPREVVMRDDMLVKLEEEKAAVQGKLKWKDEQFRHLEEALKKVQDDFRAAKKEWGSDRSTLVDRIGTLEADLDSKTRVAEDFRSRLDMCSQALAHEEGRRKRVEAEMSELRHMYGNVVSEYEGAKSMVESLSSNTDGEIASLRSSLAEKATLLKEMGYRKTHLEQENEDLRSRLKEYQEAQIGGADAVVSLKSLREKFRALEQAHRSCTEKLRYKEEEWRMQMAKLVNDLDGCLSQLESKDILIGQLQNELLGSYGSLELQIVENWEALIILTVVQAKFHESRSFVDTAQLNMQHHCEEIEKEIASAKKQLEEQSCTIVQSQAEQKQQSEVIAKLYARIEELEHMEQEQKKMQRQLDVYKEMLDNTSRDAHCLKDEASKKESTLQEKLREALSALDEANCALADRKSELSQLETKLHHQKQAIEHLEKLKVDMETEVESYMYDNRILKRDLDAALFAKVEAEEFLRQEKMKLICALDEAKYSLSERNSELTQFETNFHQQKQALENLEKVKVDIETELKTCKDENFVLKRDLDVAIIAKMEAEECHTKEKELCGIINEKRMMIDKLQQHITVLEEENMDQKLGLGSLIKMEYEKSIREVKNRYSEIVEVSDKKILELEERLRFVEQKFSCREQEPMKMFDQEESDWYTLIAEKEIAISDIQQTVESVQLDIKHLLEAAAAKVAEVQKEVNQLYGFAETLNSLNIIQEHDTVFKDMLIAECERELDSLQVNLVQEKHQSRNLKNLIGQLKAQTASEMSEKAKEHLEVTNKLKSLEERNETLDQHLRELKSRTTNMSNVVLQERNRLVDELTGLTNTIGEVIYGGESMISNLRRIMQKVNEEEPCNDRLTSEKTNGRSSAPLVRNKSGHVLDRRSPLKEHNY; via the exons ATGTCCCGTTCATTCTTCCCGACCTGCTCCTCCCAGAAAG CGGAAATGGAGGAGATGAGCAAGGAGCTGGACGACCTGCGGGCCGAGGTGGAGGTGCTCACCGCCCAGCTCCGCGCCAAGTCCGACCTCGCCGACGTCCTCAAGCGCGCGGGCGCGGACCAGGCCGCTCGGCTGCGGGATGCCCGGGCGGAGGCGGAGCAGAATGCGGCGGAGGCCGCGGCCAGGGCcgaggaggccgccgccgccggggatcGGTGCGGGGTGCTGGAGTCCACGCTGGCCGAGAAGGAGCAGGCGCTGAGGCACCTCTGCGCGGCGCACGAGGCGCTCAAGGGCACGCTCCGGGAGAAGATCGAGGGCCTCGAGGGCGACAAGAGGGGCCTCCTCGCGGCGCTCGAGGACGCTGAGGCGAGGCGCGGGGAGCACGAGGCCGCCCTGCGCGCGCGCGATGACGAGGTCGCACGGCTCAGGGGGCTCCTGTCAGACAACGACAGGAGGTGCGGCGAGGCTGAGAAGAGGGCGTTGGCGCCCAGGGAGGTGGTGATGAGGGACGACATGCTGGTGAAGCTGGAGGAGGAGAAGGCTGCCGTCCAGGGCAAGCTTAAGTGGAAGGATGAGCAGTTCAGGCACCTGGAGGAGGCACTCAAGAAGGTTCAAGATGACTTCAGGGCTGCCAAGAAGGAGTGGGGCTCAGATAGATCAACCTTGGTTGATCGGATTGGCACTCTTGAGGCTGATTTGGATTCCAAGACCAGGGTTGCGGAGGATTTCCGGTCGAGGCTTGATATGTGCAGCCAGGCATTGGCCCATGAGGAAGGCCGCAGGAAGCGGGTGGAAGCAGAGATGTCTGAGTTGCGTCACATGTATGGCAATGTGGTCTCTGAATATGAAGGGGCCAAATCAATGGTCGAGTCGTTGAGCTCCAACACGGATGGGGAGATAGCATCTTTGAGAAGCTCACTGGCTGAGAAGGCTACATTACTCAAGGAAATGGGATACAGGAAGACACATCTTGAACAAGAAAATGAGGATTTGCGGTCAAGGCTCAAGGAGTATCAGGAGGCACAGATTGGTGGTGCAGATGCTGTTGTGTCATTGAAAAGTCTGCGGGAGAAGTTCCGAGCCTTGGAGCAGGCACATAGAAGTTGCACTGAGAAGCTACGATATAAGGAAGAGGAATGGAGAATGCAGATGGCAAAGCTTGTGAATGACTTGGATGGATGCTTATCACAGTTAGAATCCAAAGATATTCTTATTGGGCAACTGCAGAATGAGTTGCTGGGTAGTTATGGGTCCCTTGAGCTACAAATAGTGGAGAACTGGGAAGCTTTGATAATTCTTACTGTTGTACAGGCAAAATTTCATGAGTCCCGCTCATTTGTTGATACTGCTCAACTGAATATGCAGCATCATTGTGAAGAAATTGAGAAGGAAATTGCTTCTGCCAAGAAACAGTTAGAAGAACAATCTTGCACTATTGTCCAGTCTCAAGCTGAACAGAAACAACAATCTGAGGTTATAGCAAAATTGTATGCAAGAATCGAGGAGTTAGAACATATGGAACAAGAACAAAAGAAGATGCAAAGGCAGCTTGATGTGTACAAAGAGATGCTGGACAACACATCAAGAGATGCTCACTGCCTAAAAGATGAAGCTTCAAAGAAGGAAAGCACCCTACAGGAGAAATTGAGGGAGGCATTAAGTGCTCTTGACGAAGCAAACTGTGCCCTTGCTGACAGGAAGAGTGAGCTGAGCCAGTTGGAAACCAAGCTCCATCATCAAAAGCAAGCAATTGAGCATTTGGAAAAACTGAAAGTTGATATGGAAACTGAAGTCGAAAGCTATATGTATGACAACCGTATCCTGAAGAGAGATCTGGATGCTGCTCTTTTTGCCAAAGTGGAAGCTGAGGAGTTTCTTAGACAAGAAAAGATGAAGTTAATATGTGCTCTCGATGAGGCAAAGTATTCCCTTTCTGAGAGGAACAGTGAGCTGACCCAGTTCGAGACCAATTTTCATCAGCAAAAGCAAGCACTGGAGAATTTAGAGAAGGTGAAGGTTGATATAGAAACTGAACTCAAAACGTGTAAGGATGAAAATTTTGTACTGAAGAGAGATTTGGATGTTGCAATTATTGCCAAAATGGAGGCTGAGGAGTGTCATACAAAAGAAAAGGAGCTATGTGGTATAATTAACGAGAAACGAATGATGATTGATAAACTTCAGCAACACATCACTGTGCTAGAagaagaaaacatggaccagaaACTTGGTTTGGGAAGTCTTATCAAGATGGAGTATGAGAAGTCCATTCGCGAAGTGAAGAACAGGTACTCTGAAATTGTTGAGGTCTCTGACAAAAAAATTTTGGAGCTGGAAGAAAGGCTTAGATTCGTTGAGCAGAAATTTTCATGCAGGGAGCAGGAGCCCATGAAAATGTTTGATCAAGAGGAATCAGATTGGTATACACTAATTGCAGAGAAAGAAATTGCTATTTCTGATATTCAACAAACTGTTGAATCTGTTCAGCTTGACATCAAGCACCTTCTTGAGGCTGCAGCAGCAAAAGTGGCAGAAGTTCAGAAAGAGGTGAATCAACTTTATGGTTTTGCAGAAACTCTGAATTCACTTAACATCATCCAAGAGCATGATACTGTTTTCAAGGATATGCTCATTGCAGAGTGCGAAAGAGAACTTGACTCCTTGCAGGtaaatttagtgcaagagaagcATCAGTCAAGAAATCTGAAGAATCTTATTGGACAGCTCAAAGCTCAAACTGCTTCAGAAATGTCAGAAAAGGCAAAGGAGCATCTAGAAGTTACAAATAAGCTGAAATCATTGGAGGAAAGAAATGAAACATTAGATCAGCATCTGCGAGAGCTAAAGTCTAGAACAACTAATATGTCTAATGTTGTACTGCAAGAGAGGAATCGGTTGGTCGATGAGCTGACTGGACTAACCAATACCATTGGGGAGGTAATTTATGGAGGTGAAAGTATGATCTCAAATTTGAGAAGGATCATGCAGAAAGTTAATGAGGAGGAACCATGCAATGACAGGCTTACCTCAGAAAAAACTAATGGTAGAAGTTCTGCACCTTTGGTCAGGAACAAATCAGGGCATGTCCTGGATAGAAGATCACCTCTGAAGGAGCACAACTACTAG
- the LOC136472645 gene encoding uncharacterized protein isoform X2 — protein sequence MSREVQMAAADGEVRRDMWGQEYRTSSADCAAALDAYYAAFMSFGRGRVAAVLRAAAADPTCALASAHAANAVAPRDPAGAAAFLAAAKDNLGKATEYERAVFGTLSALVGEGWDVEVAIERHFELLKQFPRDILSLKRAQLICFYLGKPDLSLKFVQQVLPKNQDQNFIYGMLAFPLLELGRMDEAERAARKGLAINKNDFWSQHNLCHVFQQECRFREATEFMESCSPSWEACTSFLLTHNWWHVAVCYLEAESPLCKVLEIYDHSIMKELEKSDCEAAEVYLNALGLLLRLYIRGHIDSAKERLTTLLDALKNESIWHAEWLLDLLILWALASMSELKSADNMLESLKSRVRSMDRNRQQVMQKAIKLAEAAYEYGKGDHIKVFDTLGPDFDALDYKMIGASDEQVDVFNEVWYTVLINAGETSKAIEILGKQIRKREGAPFLWRLLEKAYSLDGRSAAASVASKKANALQSAYFH from the exons ATGTCACGAGAGGTGCAGATGGCGGCGGCGGATGGCGAGGTGAGGCGGGACATGTGGGGGCAGGAGTACCGGACGTCCTCCGCCGACTGCGCGGCGGCGCTCGACGCCTACTACGCCGCCTTCATGTCCTTCGGCCGCGGCCGCGTGGCGGCCGTCCTCCGCGCCGCCGCGGCCGACCCGACCTGCGCCCTCGCCTCCGCGCACGCCGCGAACGCCGTCGCCCCCAGGGACCCCGCGGGGGCCGCCGCCTTCCTCGCCGCCGCCAAGGACAACCTC GGGAAAGCGACGGAGTACGAGAGGGCCGTTTTCGGGACTCTCTCCGCGCTGGTGGGCGAGGGGTGGGACGTGGAGGTGGCGATCGAGCGGCACTTCGAG CTTCTCAAGCAATTCCCCAGGGATATCCTGTCTCTCAAGAGAGCACAGCTCATCTGCTTCTATTTGGGAAAGCCAGATTTATCCCTGAAATTCGTTCAACAA GTTTTGCCGAAGAATCAAGATCAAAATTTCATATATGGCATGCTTGCCTTCCCTTTGCTAGAGCTTGGACGGATGGATGAAGCTGAGAGAGCTGCTCGAAAAGGCTTGGCTATAAACAAGAATGACTTCTGGTCACAGCATAAT CTGTGCCATGTTTTTCAGCAGGAATGTCGCTTCAGAGAAGCTACCGAATTCATGGAATCATGTTCTCCATCATGGGAGGCATGCACATCATTTCT GTTAACCCACAACTGGTGGCATGTCGCTGTTTGTTACTTAGAAGCTGAATCCCCTTTGTGTAAAGTTCTGGAGATATATGATCACAGCATCATGAAGGAACTTGAGAAAAGTGATTGTGAGGCAGCTGAG GTGTATTTGAATGCTCTAGGGTTGCTGCTCCGATTATACATACGCGGTCATATAGATTCAGCTAAAGAGAGGTTAACGACATTGCTAGATGCACTAAAGAATGAG TCTATATGGCATGCGGAATGGCTCCTTGACTTGCTTATATTGTGGGCACTAGCAAGTATGAGTGAACTAAAAAGTGCAGATAATATGTTGGAATCATTGAAGTCAAG GGTCCGTTCAATGGACAGGAATCGGCAGCAAGTGATGCAGAAGGCAATCAAG CTGGCGGAGGCTGCTTATGAATATGGGAAAGGAGATCACATAAAAGTCTTTGACACTCTGGGTCCAGACTTTGATGCGCTAGATTATAAA ATGATTGGTGCATCAGATGAACAAGTGGATGTCTTCAATGAAGTTTGGTACACTGTTCTAATCAATGCTGGAGAGACTTCCAAAG CAATTGAGATTCTTGGCAAACAAATTAGGAAACGAGAAGGTGCACCTTTCTTGTGGCGCTTGCTG GAGAAAGCATACTCATTGGATGGCAGAAGCGCAGCTGCTTCTGTAGCATCTAAAAAGGCAAATGCTCTACAATCCGCTTATTTCCATTAG
- the LOC136472645 gene encoding uncharacterized protein isoform X1 produces the protein MSREVQMAAADGEVRRDMWGQEYRTSSADCAAALDAYYAAFMSFGRGRVAAVLRAAAADPTCALASAHAANAVAPRDPAGAAAFLAAAKDNLGKATEYERAVFGTLSALVGEGWDVEVAIERHFELLKQFPRDILSLKRAQLICFYLGKPDLSLKFVQQVLPKNQDQNFIYGMLAFPLLELGRMDEAERAARKGLAINKNDFWSQHNLCHVFQQECRFREATEFMESCSPSWEACTSFLYVVLHAVCILPMQVNSYELSFLDFFVSHRLTHNWWHVAVCYLEAESPLCKVLEIYDHSIMKELEKSDCEAAEVYLNALGLLLRLYIRGHIDSAKERLTTLLDALKNESIWHAEWLLDLLILWALASMSELKSADNMLESLKSRVRSMDRNRQQVMQKAIKLAEAAYEYGKGDHIKVFDTLGPDFDALDYKMIGASDEQVDVFNEVWYTVLINAGETSKAIEILGKQIRKREGAPFLWRLLEKAYSLDGRSAAASVASKKANALQSAYFH, from the exons ATGTCACGAGAGGTGCAGATGGCGGCGGCGGATGGCGAGGTGAGGCGGGACATGTGGGGGCAGGAGTACCGGACGTCCTCCGCCGACTGCGCGGCGGCGCTCGACGCCTACTACGCCGCCTTCATGTCCTTCGGCCGCGGCCGCGTGGCGGCCGTCCTCCGCGCCGCCGCGGCCGACCCGACCTGCGCCCTCGCCTCCGCGCACGCCGCGAACGCCGTCGCCCCCAGGGACCCCGCGGGGGCCGCCGCCTTCCTCGCCGCCGCCAAGGACAACCTC GGGAAAGCGACGGAGTACGAGAGGGCCGTTTTCGGGACTCTCTCCGCGCTGGTGGGCGAGGGGTGGGACGTGGAGGTGGCGATCGAGCGGCACTTCGAG CTTCTCAAGCAATTCCCCAGGGATATCCTGTCTCTCAAGAGAGCACAGCTCATCTGCTTCTATTTGGGAAAGCCAGATTTATCCCTGAAATTCGTTCAACAA GTTTTGCCGAAGAATCAAGATCAAAATTTCATATATGGCATGCTTGCCTTCCCTTTGCTAGAGCTTGGACGGATGGATGAAGCTGAGAGAGCTGCTCGAAAAGGCTTGGCTATAAACAAGAATGACTTCTGGTCACAGCATAAT CTGTGCCATGTTTTTCAGCAGGAATGTCGCTTCAGAGAAGCTACCGAATTCATGGAATCATGTTCTCCATCATGGGAGGCATGCACATCATTTCTGTATGTAGTTCTCCATGCAGTGTGCATTCTACCGATGCAAGTCAACAGCTATGAGCTTAGTTTTTTAGATTTCTTTGTCTCTCACAGGTTAACCCACAACTGGTGGCATGTCGCTGTTTGTTACTTAGAAGCTGAATCCCCTTTGTGTAAAGTTCTGGAGATATATGATCACAGCATCATGAAGGAACTTGAGAAAAGTGATTGTGAGGCAGCTGAG GTGTATTTGAATGCTCTAGGGTTGCTGCTCCGATTATACATACGCGGTCATATAGATTCAGCTAAAGAGAGGTTAACGACATTGCTAGATGCACTAAAGAATGAG TCTATATGGCATGCGGAATGGCTCCTTGACTTGCTTATATTGTGGGCACTAGCAAGTATGAGTGAACTAAAAAGTGCAGATAATATGTTGGAATCATTGAAGTCAAG GGTCCGTTCAATGGACAGGAATCGGCAGCAAGTGATGCAGAAGGCAATCAAG CTGGCGGAGGCTGCTTATGAATATGGGAAAGGAGATCACATAAAAGTCTTTGACACTCTGGGTCCAGACTTTGATGCGCTAGATTATAAA ATGATTGGTGCATCAGATGAACAAGTGGATGTCTTCAATGAAGTTTGGTACACTGTTCTAATCAATGCTGGAGAGACTTCCAAAG CAATTGAGATTCTTGGCAAACAAATTAGGAAACGAGAAGGTGCACCTTTCTTGTGGCGCTTGCTG GAGAAAGCATACTCATTGGATGGCAGAAGCGCAGCTGCTTCTGTAGCATCTAAAAAGGCAAATGCTCTACAATCCGCTTATTTCCATTAG
- the LOC136451928 gene encoding uncharacterized protein produces the protein MARSRARWRNCLSSRARRQAKEALAGRHGPLVRAVAAVEAATAGREARSWSSAVRRERRGRRCFMRVSAAGRPGGRGLGGVEQRGSTQYGALAHRSGDGGREAVRGARWRRARAPWSYGVRRRCRGGAVGLRALAVCHGGAGHRRLPMAGAAVAAGTGGAPAPRLGAEHAAGTPTAASTSADGGDGGRELKRELRREGSAGHELKREGKPGVDEDTVVRPWQPELAGRSAQGQGGAGGVAADGAGRVRRRA, from the coding sequence ATGGCGCGCTCGCGCGCGCGGTGGCGGAACTGTCTCTCTTCTCGCGCACGGCGACAAGCGAAGGAAGCGCTGGCAGGGCGGCATGGCCCGCTCGTGCGCGCAGTGGCGGCGGTGGAAGCGGCCACAGCGGGGCGCGAAGCACGGAGTTGGAGCAGCGCGgtgaggagggagaggagggggcgtcGGTGCTTCATGCGGGTGTCAGCAGCAGGGCGACCCGGTGGGCGCGGCCTTGGAGGGGTGGAGCAGCGTGGTTCCACGCAGTACGGCGCGCTCGCGCACAGGTCGGGCGACGGTGGGCGGGAGGCAGTGCGGGGAGCGAGGTGGAGACGTGCGCGGGCGCCGTGGAGCTACGGCGTGCGGAGGAGGTGCCGGGGAGGGGCCGTGGGCTTGCGCGCTCTTGCGGTGTGCCATGGCGGCGCGGGGCATCGGCGGCTGCCCATGGCGGGCGCTGCAGTTGCTGCGGGCACGGGAGGCGCGCCTGCACCTCGCCTGGGCGCAGAGCACGCGGCGGGCACGCCCACGGCCGCGAGCACGAGCGCTGACGGAGGGGATGGCGGCCGCGAGCTCAAGCGCGAGCTCCGCCGAGAGGGCTCTGCCGGCCACGAGCTCAAGCGCGAGGGGAAGCCGGGCGTGGACGAGGACACGGTCGTGCGGCCATGGCAGCCGGAACTCGCGGGGCGGAGCGCGCAAGGCCAGGGTGGCGCTGGAGGTGTCGCGGCCGACGGCGCGGGACGCGTCCGGCGACGGGCGTAG
- the LOC136472609 gene encoding uncharacterized protein At4g38062-like isoform X2 — MEEMSKELDDLRAEVEVLTAQLRAKSDLADVLKRAGADQAARLRDARAEAEQNAAEAAARAEEAAAAGDRCGVLESTLAEKEQALRHLCAAHEALKGTLREKIEGLEGDKRGLLAALEDAEARRGEHEAALRARDDEVARLRGLLSDNDRRCGEAEKRALAPREVVMRDDMLVKLEEEKAAVQGKLKWKDEQFRHLEEALKKVQDDFRAAKKEWGSDRSTLVDRIGTLEADLDSKTRVAEDFRSRLDMCSQALAHEEGRRKRVEAEMSELRHMYGNVVSEYEGAKSMVESLSSNTDGEIASLRSSLAEKATLLKEMGYRKTHLEQENEDLRSRLKEYQEAQIGGADAVVSLKSLREKFRALEQAHRSCTEKLRYKEEEWRMQMAKLVNDLDGCLSQLESKDILIGQLQNELLGSYGSLELQIVENWEALIILTVVQAKFHESRSFVDTAQLNMQHHCEEIEKEIASAKKQLEEQSCTIVQSQAEQKQQSEVIAKLYARIEELEHMEQEQKKMQRQLDVYKEMLDNTSRDAHCLKDEASKKESTLQEKLREALSALDEANCALADRKSELSQLETKLHHQKQAIEHLEKLKVDMETEVESYMYDNRILKRDLDAALFAKVEAEEFLRQEKMKLICALDEAKYSLSERNSELTQFETNFHQQKQALENLEKVKVDIETELKTCKDENFVLKRDLDVAIIAKMEAEECHTKEKELCGIINEKRMMIDKLQQHITVLEEENMDQKLGLGSLIKMEYEKSIREVKNRYSEIVEVSDKKILELEERLRFVEQKFSCREQEPMKMFDQEESDWYTLIAEKEIAISDIQQTVESVQLDIKHLLEAAAAKVAEVQKEVNQLYGFAETLNSLNIIQEHDTVFKDMLIAECERELDSLQVNLVQEKHQSRNLKNLIGQLKAQTASEMSEKAKEHLEVTNKLKSLEERNETLDQHLRELKSRTTNMSNVVLQERNRLVDELTGLTNTIGEVIYGGESMISNLRRIMQKVNEEEPCNDRLTSEKTNGRSSAPLVRNKSGHVLDRRSPLKEHNY, encoded by the coding sequence ATGGAGGAGATGAGCAAGGAGCTGGACGACCTGCGGGCCGAGGTGGAGGTGCTCACCGCCCAGCTCCGCGCCAAGTCCGACCTCGCCGACGTCCTCAAGCGCGCGGGCGCGGACCAGGCCGCTCGGCTGCGGGATGCCCGGGCGGAGGCGGAGCAGAATGCGGCGGAGGCCGCGGCCAGGGCcgaggaggccgccgccgccggggatcGGTGCGGGGTGCTGGAGTCCACGCTGGCCGAGAAGGAGCAGGCGCTGAGGCACCTCTGCGCGGCGCACGAGGCGCTCAAGGGCACGCTCCGGGAGAAGATCGAGGGCCTCGAGGGCGACAAGAGGGGCCTCCTCGCGGCGCTCGAGGACGCTGAGGCGAGGCGCGGGGAGCACGAGGCCGCCCTGCGCGCGCGCGATGACGAGGTCGCACGGCTCAGGGGGCTCCTGTCAGACAACGACAGGAGGTGCGGCGAGGCTGAGAAGAGGGCGTTGGCGCCCAGGGAGGTGGTGATGAGGGACGACATGCTGGTGAAGCTGGAGGAGGAGAAGGCTGCCGTCCAGGGCAAGCTTAAGTGGAAGGATGAGCAGTTCAGGCACCTGGAGGAGGCACTCAAGAAGGTTCAAGATGACTTCAGGGCTGCCAAGAAGGAGTGGGGCTCAGATAGATCAACCTTGGTTGATCGGATTGGCACTCTTGAGGCTGATTTGGATTCCAAGACCAGGGTTGCGGAGGATTTCCGGTCGAGGCTTGATATGTGCAGCCAGGCATTGGCCCATGAGGAAGGCCGCAGGAAGCGGGTGGAAGCAGAGATGTCTGAGTTGCGTCACATGTATGGCAATGTGGTCTCTGAATATGAAGGGGCCAAATCAATGGTCGAGTCGTTGAGCTCCAACACGGATGGGGAGATAGCATCTTTGAGAAGCTCACTGGCTGAGAAGGCTACATTACTCAAGGAAATGGGATACAGGAAGACACATCTTGAACAAGAAAATGAGGATTTGCGGTCAAGGCTCAAGGAGTATCAGGAGGCACAGATTGGTGGTGCAGATGCTGTTGTGTCATTGAAAAGTCTGCGGGAGAAGTTCCGAGCCTTGGAGCAGGCACATAGAAGTTGCACTGAGAAGCTACGATATAAGGAAGAGGAATGGAGAATGCAGATGGCAAAGCTTGTGAATGACTTGGATGGATGCTTATCACAGTTAGAATCCAAAGATATTCTTATTGGGCAACTGCAGAATGAGTTGCTGGGTAGTTATGGGTCCCTTGAGCTACAAATAGTGGAGAACTGGGAAGCTTTGATAATTCTTACTGTTGTACAGGCAAAATTTCATGAGTCCCGCTCATTTGTTGATACTGCTCAACTGAATATGCAGCATCATTGTGAAGAAATTGAGAAGGAAATTGCTTCTGCCAAGAAACAGTTAGAAGAACAATCTTGCACTATTGTCCAGTCTCAAGCTGAACAGAAACAACAATCTGAGGTTATAGCAAAATTGTATGCAAGAATCGAGGAGTTAGAACATATGGAACAAGAACAAAAGAAGATGCAAAGGCAGCTTGATGTGTACAAAGAGATGCTGGACAACACATCAAGAGATGCTCACTGCCTAAAAGATGAAGCTTCAAAGAAGGAAAGCACCCTACAGGAGAAATTGAGGGAGGCATTAAGTGCTCTTGACGAAGCAAACTGTGCCCTTGCTGACAGGAAGAGTGAGCTGAGCCAGTTGGAAACCAAGCTCCATCATCAAAAGCAAGCAATTGAGCATTTGGAAAAACTGAAAGTTGATATGGAAACTGAAGTCGAAAGCTATATGTATGACAACCGTATCCTGAAGAGAGATCTGGATGCTGCTCTTTTTGCCAAAGTGGAAGCTGAGGAGTTTCTTAGACAAGAAAAGATGAAGTTAATATGTGCTCTCGATGAGGCAAAGTATTCCCTTTCTGAGAGGAACAGTGAGCTGACCCAGTTCGAGACCAATTTTCATCAGCAAAAGCAAGCACTGGAGAATTTAGAGAAGGTGAAGGTTGATATAGAAACTGAACTCAAAACGTGTAAGGATGAAAATTTTGTACTGAAGAGAGATTTGGATGTTGCAATTATTGCCAAAATGGAGGCTGAGGAGTGTCATACAAAAGAAAAGGAGCTATGTGGTATAATTAACGAGAAACGAATGATGATTGATAAACTTCAGCAACACATCACTGTGCTAGAagaagaaaacatggaccagaaACTTGGTTTGGGAAGTCTTATCAAGATGGAGTATGAGAAGTCCATTCGCGAAGTGAAGAACAGGTACTCTGAAATTGTTGAGGTCTCTGACAAAAAAATTTTGGAGCTGGAAGAAAGGCTTAGATTCGTTGAGCAGAAATTTTCATGCAGGGAGCAGGAGCCCATGAAAATGTTTGATCAAGAGGAATCAGATTGGTATACACTAATTGCAGAGAAAGAAATTGCTATTTCTGATATTCAACAAACTGTTGAATCTGTTCAGCTTGACATCAAGCACCTTCTTGAGGCTGCAGCAGCAAAAGTGGCAGAAGTTCAGAAAGAGGTGAATCAACTTTATGGTTTTGCAGAAACTCTGAATTCACTTAACATCATCCAAGAGCATGATACTGTTTTCAAGGATATGCTCATTGCAGAGTGCGAAAGAGAACTTGACTCCTTGCAGGtaaatttagtgcaagagaagcATCAGTCAAGAAATCTGAAGAATCTTATTGGACAGCTCAAAGCTCAAACTGCTTCAGAAATGTCAGAAAAGGCAAAGGAGCATCTAGAAGTTACAAATAAGCTGAAATCATTGGAGGAAAGAAATGAAACATTAGATCAGCATCTGCGAGAGCTAAAGTCTAGAACAACTAATATGTCTAATGTTGTACTGCAAGAGAGGAATCGGTTGGTCGATGAGCTGACTGGACTAACCAATACCATTGGGGAGGTAATTTATGGAGGTGAAAGTATGATCTCAAATTTGAGAAGGATCATGCAGAAAGTTAATGAGGAGGAACCATGCAATGACAGGCTTACCTCAGAAAAAACTAATGGTAGAAGTTCTGCACCTTTGGTCAGGAACAAATCAGGGCATGTCCTGGATAGAAGATCACCTCTGAAGGAGCACAACTACTAG
- the LOC136451937 gene encoding heat stress transcription factor C-2b-like gives MWRRVQETERRPKQMLTFLLKVVDDLDRLHRLVGDAATPDNGLTSGDAAEPPSAAEGGEKRARLLLDGDNMVALGPEAVDFAGFYSSGGVFGDVVVDAAVGSAGGGCSFAFGGGY, from the coding sequence ATGTGGCGCCGCGTGCAGGAGACGGAGCGCAGGCCCAAGCagatgctcaccttcctcctCAAGGTCGTCGACGACCTCGACAGGCTGCACCGCCTCGTCGGCGACGCCGCCACACCGGACAACGGGCTCACCTCCGGCGATGCTGCCGAGCCGCCCTCCGCCGCGGAGGGCGGCGAGAAGCGGGCCAGGCTGCTGCTCGACGGTGACAACATGGTGGCGCTCGGCCCCGAGGCTGTCGACTTCGCCGGGTTCTACAGCAGCGGCGGCGTGTTCGGCGATGTTGTCGTGGATGCTGCCGTGGGATCTGCCGGTGGCGGGTGCTCGTTTGCGTTTGGCGGCGGGTACTGA
- the LOC136472637 gene encoding costars family protein, with translation MNVEEEVGRLKEEIQRLGQQQPDGSYKVKFGVLFNDDRCANIFEALVGTLRAAKKRKVLTYDGELLLQGVHDNVEITLLPPPAVAAA, from the exons ATGAACGTGGAGGAGGAGGTCGGGAGGCTCAAGGAGGAGATCCAGAGGCTCGGCCAGCAGCAGCCCGATGGCTCCTACAAG GTCAAGTTTGGTGTCCTCTTCAACGATGATCGGTGTGCAAATATTTTTGAAGCACTAGTTGGCACCTTGAGGGCCGCCAAGAAGAGGAAGGTTTTGACCTATGACGGCGAGCTGCTTCTGCAAGGTGTTCATGACAATGTGGAGATAACCCTGTTGCCTCCTCCCGCTGTTGCTGCCGCTTAA